From the Sulfitobacter sp. OXR-159 genome, the window GGCATGTTGGCCTTCGCTTTAGGAGCTGCGTTGGCTGGCACCGCGGGAGCATTGATGGGGCCGGTGTTCAATGTCGTTCCAGCCATGGGGGTCATTCCTGTTATCAAAGCATATGTGATCGTAGTGCTAGGTGGGCTTGGCTCCATTCCCGGCGCGATTGTGGGCGCTATTATTCTTGGACAGGTCGAAAGCTTCGGCACCATTCTTATACCAGACCCTAGCCGCGCGCTGGCCTATAAAGATGCCTATGGCCTCGTGCTTTTGGTTGGCATTTTGCTACTGCGACCCGAAGGGCTGTTCGGTACGAAGGAGCGCCGGGCATGACTATCAAAATGCTGCGTGTAGCTGGGCTAACCCTGACCCTTGCTGTCTTTCTGGTTTTGCCTCTCCTGTTGGGTGACTATTGGGTCTACACCGTCACGATCGGATTTTACTATGCAATCCTTGCAGCCAGTTGGGCTTTGCTGGTGGGCTATATCGGGCGGATTAGCTTCGCCCAGACCGCCATGGCTGGGCTTGGTGGTTATGCCTCGGCGCTCAGTGTGCAACACATTGGACTCCCGCCGGTGCTCGGTTTAGGGCTTGGGGTCGTCGTAGCCGCACTTATCGGCTTTGGGATCGGGCGGCTGACGCTGCGCTTGCATGGCGCCTATCTGGGGCTAACAACCATCGCATTCGCAGAGATCCTACGGATTACTGCAACAGCCGAATACAATCTGACCGAAGGTTCGCGCGGCTTACAGGTTGCACCCTTGCTAGAGAATGGCACACGAGGCGAGTATTACTATCTGTTTCTTGCAATCACAGTTGCCTGCCTTCTGCTGATGACATGGCTTTTGCACTCGCGCATTGGGCTCTTTTTCCAATCCATCCGTGAGGATGAAGATGGTGCGGCCAGCCTCGGGGTGAATGTGACCCTTTGGAAGACGCTCGCCTTTGCCATTTCCAGCGCTTTCGCAGGCCTCGCGGGCGGCTTGCAGGCGCACTTTGTTCAGCTGATCACCCCATCAATGATGTCATTGCAGGAAATGGGGTTAGTGCTTGCCATGGCTGTCATCGGCGGCTTTCACAATGTCGTTTTCGCCGCGCTTGGTGGCGTAGGGCTTCAAGTCCTGCTCGAAGCGCTGCGTGAGCTGGGACAGTGGCGTTTGGTGGTCTTTGGGCTGCTGACTTTGGTCATTCTGCGTGCCATGCCAAATGGCATATTCGGTTTTATCTTTGATACGCTGGCGAAACGCCTCAAGAAGGGAGGTGATCAGTGACACAAAAGCTTTTGGAAATTAGCGGTCTCGTAAAACGCTTCGGCGGTCTGACCGCTTTGAAGTCAGTCGACATGAACGTTGGGGAAGGTGAGCTTTTAGGGCTGATTGGACCCAATGGATCAGGTAAGACAACGCTACTGAACATTGTCAGCGGGTACTACAAAGCCGAGGCTGGCGCCATTGCCTATCAGGGGCGCGGTATCCTCGGGGATGCACCGCATCAACTAGCGCGCATGGGGATCGGTCGATCATTCCAAGTGACCAAAATTTTCCAACGTCTCACGGTGTTGGAGAACATGTTGGTCGCGGGCCTGTCAGACGGAAAGATAGGACGTGAAGAAGCTCGGGGTCGTGCCGAAGGATTGTTGCAGGAGTTGAAGCTTGCACGATTGCGCGATGAACGGGCATCAAGTCTATCAGGAGGGCAGGGCAAGCTGCTAGAGTTTGCCCGGATTATGATGCTGTCGCCTAAAATCGTTCTATTGGACGAACCCTTTGGTGGGGTGCATCCTGAGCTAAAGCGCTTTATGCATGAGCAGATCCGTAAGTGGAATGCTGCCGGGACGACAATCATCTTGATTAGCCATGATATGGGCTCGATTTTTGATCTTTGCGGCCGCGTGGTGACGCTAAGCTATGGCGACATTATTTGTGATGGTACGCCTGAGGAAACCCGTAACAACCCCGCCGTTCTAGACGCCTACTTAGGAGATCATCATGGCGCAGCTTGAGGTCAAGAACCTACATGCAGGCTACAGCCGCGACATTGACATTCTGCGGGGGCTGGACGTAACCGCACGTGAAGGCATGTTGACCACGATTATCGGGGCCAACGGTGTCGGTAAGTCTACATTACTCAAAACCATCATCGGTCAGCTTCGCCCCCATACCGGCACGATCCGATATGGCGATGCAGATATGACGACTGTCGGCACTCGTGATTTGATCGATCTTGGCATTGCCTATGTTCCGCAGAAACACGCAATTTTCCCGGACATGACCGTACAAGAGAATGTCGAAATGGCCACATGGGCTTTTCGACAGCAAAAAAGCCGCGCTCGCAGGGCGATTGAGCGTACTTTTGAACGGGCCACTTACTTGCGTGATTTTCGCAACCGTCGCGCTGGACTGATGTCGGGCGGGCAGCAGCGGTTGATGCAACTGGAATTGGCTTTGATGAGTGATCCAGACTTGCTGCTGATTGATGAGCCGACAGTAGGGCTGGACCCCAAGCGAGCCGGGCAGATCTACGCCCACCTGCGGCGTTTAGCTACGGAAGAAGAACGCACGATCCTAATGGTGGACCAAAACGTCATCGCGGGGACAGACGTCGCTGACTATATCTACGTATTGGAACTGGGCGCAAATAAGCTTGAAGGCAGTAAGAAGAAATTTGATGACGAGTATAGAGATGCCATTTCGGAGTGGCTTTTCTGAAACGACTTCATCTACCGGACCTACTTCTAATTAGGCCCGGCCTTTTGTGGCAAATAGTGAGGGTTCTGTTCGGATAAAATCCGGAACCAGAAGATCGATGGCAGCAACGATGTTATCGTACCTCATTCAGAGCGCGAGAATACCGGTGAAGAAAGGCAGATAGGACGTCTCAATGCTGAGATCCGTTTGAACGCGGCCTACCGCCGCTCGGCGGGGCTCAAGGATCTCGGGCAGGTAGCTGCCCTTGCGCAGCTTCGGGATCATCACGTCGACCTTTCCCGCACGCGTTTCCCGAGCCCTGGACTGGTATCCGTTGTGGTGGTTCATACGGTCGCCGCTGCGTTCGTGCGCCGCAGATTTGATCGACGTCCAGCGCCATGAGACGGTCGGCGACGAACCCGAGCATCTCGGCAAGCAGGTTGCTATCAGATGTCTCTGATAAAAGCGCACGCAGTGCGGCGGTATCTGATAGACTGTTCTTGGTCATGGTCGTTCTCCTCGGTCAAAGTTAAGTCCGCAAACCAAACCTCAGCCGAAGAACAACCATGGCCGCCAAGCGACCCGCACGGGCCTCGCTTCGCTATGTGAAGGCTCCGCTCAGCCCGCGCTACCAGCGGGAGTTACACCAACCGTTGGGGCACTGCTTTGCGGAGATATTCGGCGATGCAGCCATTACTCCACGCCATCCTACAATTGCTACACTAAGTGCGACAGCAAGTCTCTCGAAGAAATCTTCGAGAGACTTGCTGTCGCGGATCACCGGAGCCATTGGCAATACAGATGGCAGACCAACCCTTGCTGTAAAGGGCAGAGTGCGCCTTTGCATTGCCTTTGGTCGCCTCAGGGGGTCATTACGATCTCGTCTGTGGTGGCTTGATCGCGTGGCCATAGGATCTGAGAATCGGCCGGGGTTTGACCTGCCTCATCGTATTGAATTACGAAAATGGGCACGCCGAGCCATTGCTGGTGCTTCCAGGCCGGATCAGCGGACTGATCAAAAGATATTGTGCCTCGCGTTCCATCCCAGTTTAGCTCGCGGAGGGCTTCTTCCACGGCATCGCTGTCTGTTGTGCCTGCAGCTTCAATAGCTTGGGCAAGTACCATCACCCCGTCGTAGCCTTCCATCGCTACCGCGTTTGCCGGGCGATTAAATTTAGCCTCATAGGCTGCGCCAAAGCTGCGTGACAGAGGCGTGTCAGGCTTGCCAGGCAAGCCTGCGGGGTTGCCGATAACGTATTTGCCTGCATCGCCCATTACTTCCCAAAACTCTGGCTCCAGAACGTCTGCACCGGCAGCAAAGATTGCGGTTTCAGAGCTGGGTGCGAGACCGAGATCAGCAGCTTGACGTAACATTAGAAGTAGGTTCGATCCGGTGAAGCCCGCAACAATCAAATCGGGCTGTGGGTTCGCTCGCTTCAGTTGCAACAACTGCGGCGTGAAGTCGGACACTGTGCGCTCGGCTGTGAAAGAAGTGACATTGGCGCCAGTATCTTTCAGGTTCTGAGTGAATACATCAATGATACCGAAACCCCAGTCGGAATTCTCGGAGATTATCGCGATATTCTCAAAACCAGCTTCTTTAACCCAGTCGGCCGCTACTGAATAAACCAGAGAATTGGCTACTGTGATGCGAAAAACTTCGTCGATCTGCGCCGCGGTTACGCTGTCGGACCAGCATTCCCCAGCAACGAAAACCGTGTTGGTTTTCTGGGCTACAGGACCAACCGCTGAACAGACTGCGCTATGTGCTGAACCCGTCACGCCGACCACACCTTC encodes:
- a CDS encoding branched-chain amino acid ABC transporter permease; translation: MTIKMLRVAGLTLTLAVFLVLPLLLGDYWVYTVTIGFYYAILAASWALLVGYIGRISFAQTAMAGLGGYASALSVQHIGLPPVLGLGLGVVVAALIGFGIGRLTLRLHGAYLGLTTIAFAEILRITATAEYNLTEGSRGLQVAPLLENGTRGEYYYLFLAITVACLLLMTWLLHSRIGLFFQSIREDEDGAASLGVNVTLWKTLAFAISSAFAGLAGGLQAHFVQLITPSMMSLQEMGLVLAMAVIGGFHNVVFAALGGVGLQVLLEALRELGQWRLVVFGLLTLVILRAMPNGIFGFIFDTLAKRLKKGGDQ
- a CDS encoding ABC transporter ATP-binding protein, yielding MTQKLLEISGLVKRFGGLTALKSVDMNVGEGELLGLIGPNGSGKTTLLNIVSGYYKAEAGAIAYQGRGILGDAPHQLARMGIGRSFQVTKIFQRLTVLENMLVAGLSDGKIGREEARGRAEGLLQELKLARLRDERASSLSGGQGKLLEFARIMMLSPKIVLLDEPFGGVHPELKRFMHEQIRKWNAAGTTIILISHDMGSIFDLCGRVVTLSYGDIICDGTPEETRNNPAVLDAYLGDHHGAA
- a CDS encoding ABC transporter ATP-binding protein, with translation MAQLEVKNLHAGYSRDIDILRGLDVTAREGMLTTIIGANGVGKSTLLKTIIGQLRPHTGTIRYGDADMTTVGTRDLIDLGIAYVPQKHAIFPDMTVQENVEMATWAFRQQKSRARRAIERTFERATYLRDFRNRRAGLMSGGQQRLMQLELALMSDPDLLLIDEPTVGLDPKRAGQIYAHLRRLATEEERTILMVDQNVIAGTDVADYIYVLELGANKLEGSKKKFDDEYRDAISEWLF
- a CDS encoding ABC transporter substrate-binding protein → MKNISLIGAAFTVSLFAAAGSLAAQETIKIGGIAPLSPPGGVQTGESLRDGMVVAVEELNANGGIMGKQVELIIEDTSGVPEKGVAAFERLATSEGVVGVTGSAHSAVCSAVGPVAQKTNTVFVAGECWSDSVTAAQIDEVFRITVANSLVYSVAADWVKEAGFENIAIISENSDWGFGIIDVFTQNLKDTGANVTSFTAERTVSDFTPQLLQLKRANPQPDLIVAGFTGSNLLLMLRQAADLGLAPSSETAIFAAGADVLEPEFWEVMGDAGKYVIGNPAGLPGKPDTPLSRSFGAAYEAKFNRPANAVAMEGYDGVMVLAQAIEAAGTTDSDAVEEALRELNWDGTRGTISFDQSADPAWKHQQWLGVPIFVIQYDEAGQTPADSQILWPRDQATTDEIVMTP